From Streptomyces sp. TLI_235, a single genomic window includes:
- a CDS encoding putative SOS response-associated peptidase YedK, producing the protein MCGRFVSTTTPTDLVGLLGEMRWDPAEALAPSWNVAPTDPVPAVLERVDRETGEVVRQLRPLRWGLIPSWSKDPAGGARMINARSETVHEKPAFRKAFAARRCVIPADGYFEWRPVGATAGRKAFKQPYYLSTGSVMLMAGLYEFWRDRSVPDDDPAAWLTTTTVITTDATDSAGRVHDRMPLTIGPADLDAWLDPDRSDPADLHHLLHTPAGGDLTVRAVSTAVNSVRSNGPELLDRVDDPLGLAD; encoded by the coding sequence ATGTGCGGCCGCTTCGTCTCCACCACCACACCCACCGACCTGGTCGGGTTGCTCGGCGAGATGCGCTGGGACCCGGCCGAGGCGCTCGCCCCGAGCTGGAACGTGGCACCCACCGACCCGGTGCCCGCGGTGCTGGAGCGGGTCGACCGGGAGACCGGCGAGGTGGTGCGGCAGCTGCGGCCGCTGCGCTGGGGCCTCATCCCGTCCTGGTCGAAGGACCCGGCCGGCGGCGCCCGGATGATCAACGCCAGGTCGGAGACGGTCCACGAGAAGCCGGCCTTCCGCAAGGCGTTCGCCGCCCGCCGCTGCGTCATCCCGGCGGACGGCTACTTCGAGTGGCGGCCGGTCGGAGCCACCGCCGGACGGAAGGCCTTCAAGCAGCCGTACTACCTCAGCACCGGCTCGGTGATGCTGATGGCCGGCCTGTACGAGTTCTGGCGTGACCGCTCCGTCCCGGACGACGACCCCGCGGCGTGGCTGACCACGACCACCGTCATCACCACCGACGCCACCGACAGCGCGGGCCGCGTCCACGACCGGATGCCGCTGACCATCGGCCCGGCCGATCTGGACGCCTGGCTCGACCCCGACCGTTCCGACCCCGCCGACCTGCACCACCTGCTGCACACCCCGGCGGGCGGCGACCTGACGGTGCGGGCGGTGTCCACCGCGGTGAACAGCGTCCGGTCGAACGGCCCCGAACTCCTCGACCGGGTGGACGACCCGCTCGGCCTCGCCGACTGA